The following DNA comes from Methanosarcina vacuolata Z-761.
CCTGATATCAGAGAATTGGTCAAAGAATATGGTTATATTGCCCATATCAAAAGCCGTGGAGAAGAAAACATAAGAATAGAGATACCCTGTTTTAGGACAAGAAGATGGGTTGTAGAAAGGACACATTCCTGGCTAAACAGATTTAGAAGACTGCTTATAAGATGAGATACGAAAATTAAGAATTACTTTTCTATGCTTCATTTCGCATGTGCATGGATAACATTCAGAGCAGCAGGACTTTTCGGATAGGTTCGAAATAGCAATTAAATATATTGATATGTTAAAATGCGCTTGCTGCCGAAGGTAGAAAATAAATAAGAATTGAGCTTTTCCCAGCAGAATTGAAGGGCAACGCTTAAAAATAATAATTGCCATCTGCATTAGGCTTAAATTGATTATTTCACAAGGCTGCAAAGATGATTACGAAATTAATTCCCAAAAAAGTATTTTTTACAAGTGGAGTTGGTACACACCCTGAAAATCTTGAATCATTTGAAGTTGCACTCAGGGATGCAGGTATTGAGAAATTTAATCTCGTAACTGTAAGTTCTATCCTGCCCCCTAACTGTGAGATTGTATCCAGAGAGGAGGGACTCGAAGAGTTAAGTCCCGGAGAGATCGTATTTTGCGTAATGTCCAGGATTTCTTCCAATGAGCCAAGAAGGACACTCAGTACATCGGTTGGTTGTGCACTCCCACAAAACATGAACAAGCACGGTTACATATCAGAATATCACGCCTATGGAGAAACCGCTCAGGACGTTGGGGAACGTTCCGAGAAACTTGCAAGAAGCATGTACAGCACCTGGACAAACGAATATCCTCTCAAAACTCTCAGCTTTCCCAGGTCATCTTCTGTAGATGAACATGGAGACTGGATGACCGTGATATCCGCAGCAGTCTTTACTATCTGAAAAGTTAACAGTATGCCTGTAATAATTTCTTAGATTGTTTACGAACTCCTCTCTGAAAATTAAAATATACTCCCCATTATGTTAATTTCATATTCTTTGATCCTGATTCAAACCCTGCAAATTAGTTTTCCTGAAGAAGATTCATCTCTCATGATATCGTCATGGGAAGAAGCCGCATATATTGATATTTAATAAAATAATATAATTATATAGCGTTATTTGTATATCTTACCGCCTGTCGCCAAATGTCTTCAGGTATAAATGTCTTCAGGTATTATAGTCACGCCTGTAATTGTTGCAACAAAAAACTTCATTGTACCTCATTGGACAGTTGCATTATTCAGGTATGATAAAAATATAACTTCAAATTTGCAGTTCAGAAATTTATCCGTAATTTCAGTATCTCAATAATGATTCTTGGCAACAAATGCCTTGATATTATACTTGAATCATTCCTCAGCTTCGTGACTATAGAAATCACATGCAAAACTATCATTATCTGTTTATTAGGAGAATGGTATGCATCTTAATGTGTTCACAGATAACCCAACCGTTCCGATAGATGTAAAGGACAGGTCTGTAAGCGAATTAATGGAAGGAATGCTTAAGACAGGCTTCCAGGGAAGAAAGCTAGCTGAATCTGTCCAGGCCTGGCATAACATGCTAAAAGAAAAGAATATGACTGTGCTGATGGGACTGTCTGGGGCTATGGTCCCTGCTGGCATGCGTAGGGTTATTTCCTATATGATCCGGGAGAGGATGATAGACTGTCTTGTAAGCACAGGAGCAAACCTTTTCCATGATTCACACGAAGCGCTCGGCAAGAAACATTATGTGGGTTCACATCTGGCTGACGATGAAGACCTCTTTGAGCACGGTGTTGACAGGATCTATGATGTTTTTGCGGTTGAAGAAGAGTTCAGAACCGCAGATAGCCTTATTGCGGATTTTGCAGAAGAAATTGGGGAAATTTCCTGTTCCTCAAGGGAGTTCATGTACCTGCTCGGAAAGGAACTGACAAGGCGCGGAGCGGCCGAGGATTCTATAGTCGTAAGTGCATACAGGCACAATATTCCTATCTTCGTTCCTGCACTTTCGGATAGTTCAATAGGAATCGGGTTAACCATTGCAAGAAGAAGAGGATTGAAACTTGAGATTGACCAGATAAAAGACGTTGATGAGGTCACTCAGATTATAGAAAAATCAGGTAAAACAGGAGTTGTATACGTTGGAGGTGGAGTCCCTAAAAATTTTATCCAGCAAACCGAAGTAATAGCTTCTATTCTTGGAACGCAAGTCGGAGGGCATGATTATGCAATTCAGTACACTACTGATGCTCCTCACTGGGGAGGACTTTCAGGCTGCACTTTCGATGAAGCTGTTTCCTGGGGAAAAATTGCAGTTCAGGCAAAAAAAGTGCAGGTCTTCGTGGATGCTACTATTGCTCTCCCTATTGTAGCCCATGCACTTCATGAAAAATGCCGCGAACTGAAAAGAAATGCCCCGACATTTAACTGGGAAAGGCCTGAAGGGCTTGATATTGATTACAGAGAGTAATCAAATTACGAATCTTTATTATATTTGAAAGCTTATAATGTAAGACGAGAAGGAGAGGAGTAAATGGGTAAAAGAACTCGAATAATTAACGATCCTTCCTATTTAGTACCATTGCTCAGGACTTTTGGGTCAAGAACTCACAAAAAGATATTTGATGCACTTTCAAACAAATGGATGACAAGAGCAGAGATAGATGAATTCATGGGCGCAGACTCATCAAAAAGCCTCCATATCCTGAAAAAAGCCGGGCTACTGGAGAGTCAGTGGAGAGTTCCGGAGGCAGGGCAAAAACCTTCCAAAGAATACCATAGTTCCTATTCCAAGGTTCAGGTTAATTTCCAGTGTTCTTTTGAGGATTTGAGTGATATCATCATGCTGACCTTCAAGCCATACGAGGAGGTCAAAGACGCAATGGAAGAACTGGAAAAGCTGGTAGAAGAAGGAAATACCTCCATGAGCAGCCTCACACGGACGCTTAATAGAAATCCGTTTTATATTTGCGCTGTCGCCCGTAGATCTGAAAGACTTTCTGTGATGGGGCAACGGTTAAAAGTAATTGAAGATGTAGAGGAGAACTACGATTGATGATTAAAATCCTCCAGACTAAAAGCGGAGTAACCAAGTTTCAGGTCCTTATCGAAATTGCAGCCCATCAGCCGAATGTAAGACAAAAAGAAATTGCCGCAAAGATAGGAATAACTCCTCAGGCCGTTTCCGAATATATCAAAGAACTTGTAAATGACGGGCTGATAGTTACTGAGGGCCGGGTTCGCTATAGGATTACAAAAGAAGGTGTAGAATGGGTCCTTGATAATGCCACGGAAATGAAGCAGTACGCCCGCTTTGTCATGGAGGACATAATCAACCATATCTCAACCTGGACAGCGATTGCAAAAGAGGATGTAAAGGAAGACCAGCAGGTATACCTGAAAATGGAAGGTGGACTCCTTTACGTCAGCAGCATGGAAAAAACAGGCGCATCAGGCAATGTAATTTCCGACGCATCTGCCGGGGAAGATGTAGGAGTAACGAGCCTGCGAGGCCTGATCGACCTGGAAAATGCTACAATTACAATCTGCAAGGTCCCGAGGATCGAGCGTGGAGGCTCAAGAAAGGTAGATATTGAACGCCTGAGGGCCCTGACAAGTTCAAAATCCTATATAGCAGCTATAGGCGTGGAAGCACTTATCGCTCTGCGCAAGCTCAACATAGCCCCGAATGTTATGTTCGGAAGTAATGAATCAGTTATTGAGGCTGCATATCACGGCTTATCATCCCTTGTAGTCTCAGTAGATGAGCAGGTTCCTTCCCTTCTTAACAGGCTGGAAACCGAAAATCTTGAGTACGAACTCGTAGACCTGACTCTCGAGTAATTTCTAATTTTTAAGTCAAAATTGCGCTGGCGCACCCCGCTGCAACCTAGCGGGGTATTTGACTGAAATAAATGCACTGCTTTCCTTATTTCTCATTTTTTTTCGTTAACTTATCTAACAGTTCAGAGCCTGGTGCCTCGCCAGTTAAAAGAATAATTGCAATAAGGATAATTGCCATTGTTATAAGAATAGCATATCTAGTTAGGCTCTCTTCAGAATAATACATACCGACAAGCGGAGCAATAATTATAAATCCAATAGTTACCAACCAGCCTTCTAAGCTAGCCGGGCTAACGCCCCAACCAATACGCCTTTTATGAAACCATGCTTTTTTGGTAAGTCTTTTCATGCTTTGCCTCCATTTGTTTTTGTTTCAATCCTTGTTTTCATGTATCTTGCCCGCGAATAACTTTCAATCCTGACTTCCGCTTTTTTAAGCGCATAAATTCAATTTTTCCATAATTTCTTTTTGCTTTCTTGTGAGTTCTGTAACTATTACCTCTCCATTTTGCAGTTCTACTTTTCTGATCTTCTCAAGCTCTAAAAGTAAACTCTCTACTGTATAATCCTCAATAATTTTTGTTTCCTTCATCATACTCAGTAGCTTCATTCTAATAATTAGTCCGATAAAGCAGACAAAAATGAATCCCTTTGTTGTTGAATCTTTGTTTGTGTTTAGTGGAAGCGACTGAATATCATTTTTCATTACTTTGAATCCTTTCTCAACAATATCTCTTTCTCTGTAGTAAGTGAGACATTCTACCCAATCACGTTCTCCATAATAAAAAAGGAAAAACTTCCCCATTCTGTTTATTCTCTGCGATACTGCATTTTTCTTGATATTGATTTTGAAATGGTCATCTATCTTTTTCCACGAATAGAAACTTGCCATTTCCCTTGCTCTCTCTTTGAACACCTCTGCCGCATTTCTCCATCCTGGTATTGCTGTTTCTTCCAGTTTTTCCTTCATATCATAAAGACGGGAGTAAAATGTGCTTTTTTCTTCCATTTCTCTCTTTGGATCATAGAAACAGTATCCATTGATCTTGAATTCCTTTTCCTCAAGAGTCACTGGCTTTACAAATATTGGTTTTTTGTGAAACTTATGAAGATATTCCGGACTTTCGATGTCTTTTTGTACTGAACTCATAAGCTCTTTGACACTTTTAAGTGCCATTGTAGCTGGCATAATAAAAGGAATCTTTTCCCTTACTAATTCCTCAATGTTTCCCTTGCTGAAAAAGCCTCTATCCATTACCAGTGTATAGTTTTCCATTCCATGAGCTTCTATCTTTTTTAGAGTATTTTTAAGAGTTGTAACGTCTACAATACTTCCAGGATAGATGTCATACATCACCGGAATTCCTTTTTCCTTATCCACAATCATGGAGAGATTTATTTGAGGAAGATCGCAATTGTCTCTATTGTATCCGTATTCAAGAAGATTAATTAGTTGTGAGTAGCTCGATAAACTGGTAAGATCGTACATTAATGTGCGTTTTGTCCCAAGATTTCTAAACATTTTACCCATAAACATGGATGGAATGTCGCTATTACCTACTTTTGCAAGTAGATTACTGATGTTTTGACTTTTCAAGGGTAACTCAGGCCACTGGAGAGAAAGAACAGAATTCTCATACCAGGTTTTAAGGTTATACATAGCTGTAGGACGAATTACACGATTAAGTGCCATTGAAAGTATCATGTTCCTGTCTTTTTCATTGAACAGATCACCAAGATACTCTTCAATTTTGAGTTCTTCTACTATTTTCTGTAATGGAAGGAACTCACCATAGTTATAAGCATTTACAGGTTTGCTGGAAACGAAAGAAGTCTCATCTTGCACGATTTCATCGGAAGAGTTTAATGCGTCACGAACTCTAACAGGTTTACCGTTTATGTTTCTGCCAACATATTTGGATTTATGGCGAATTTGTTTCTTTTCCTTATCGTAATAAGGAATATCTTCGTACCAGTACTCAATTCCATTTATTTTCTTGATGCGGAGGATAGACTTCATGCGCTTATATAATAAGCGCATAATAGTATAGATAGTTTTTGAATTGTTGTTTGGAAATGAGTAAGTTAGTATGCATCTGCACACGAATTAAATGAGCAAAATAGGGATACAAAAAGTATGCGCTTAAAATTTGGGAATTAAGGTAGTATGCATCTGCACACGAATTAAATGAGCAAAATAGGGATACAAAAAGTATGCGCTTAAAATTTGGGAATTAAGGTTCAATATATTTAGGAATAATTCAAATATAATATCAAGGGTTTTTGTTGCCAAAGATGATTATTTGGGGAAATAGAATTATAGATTAACTCACAAACTGATAATTTGGAGTTCTATTTTTATATTCCTAAACATGAATGAAATGCCTGAACAGGAAAAAATGATTTTTACCCCTGATCTTTTGTGTCAAAGATATTTTTATGAATTGACTTTATAAGATTTAAAAATATTTAGGTTTACTTGAGTGGAATATGCAAAAGTAAGAAATTAATATATACTGGAAGAATTACCAGAGTAAATGATAAACAGCTTTCAAGTTTTTAAAAATCTGGATGGTCCATATTTATTCAACTATATTTTAAAACACCACTCAAATAAAGAGACCATCAATATTATAAAACTCCTCAAAAATGAGGAACATATATACTCGCTTTATCTTGAAGCATCAGGTTTTGATCAACCTTCATTTGAAAAGGTTTTCGTTGCAACCCTTGACCACGCCGCTGTCAGGGCCTTTTCGGTCAAGCCTTTTTTCAAAAGGGTTGTGCTACAACCGTTGCGCCGGTTGATCACGCCGATAGGGTTTAGGGATCAGGTTATCAGACTCAAACAGTTCTTGGGGTTTTCGGTCAAGCCTTTTTTCAAAAGGGTTGCGGTCAAACCGTTTTTCAAAAGGGTTGCGGTCAAACTGTTTTTCAAAAGGCTTACCATAGATTTATCTCAAAATAATATATTTCATATAATCAGGAGATTTTCCATGAAGCTGATTGTACTTTCCGATACTCATCTGAAAACTGGAGTAATTCCCCAGCAACTTCAAACACTCCTGGACGAATGCGACCTAATAGTCCATGCAGGGGATTTCAGTACTGTAAAAGCCTATAATGCCTTCAACGCCAGCGGCAAATTAAAGGCCGTTTTTGGAAATGATGACACTTCCGAACTCAAAAAGCTCCTTCCAGAAAGGCTGAAATTCGAGGTTGAAGGTGTAAAAATCGGAGTTGTACACGAAGGAGGGCTTTCGGTTAACGATACAACTGCACAGGGTTACCTGGCAAAAGAAATGGATGTAGACATTCTAATTTTCGGTCACCTTCACAGACCTTTGATAGAGAAAAAAGATGTTGTGCTTGTTTGTCCCGGATCTCCTACCAAACCCAGGATGTCAAACCCAAGTGTTGTAGAACTTATAATCGAAAAAGGAAGCATTAATGGCAGGATAATTACTCTTGAAGGAGGTACCTGCGATTACATAAAGTTCCGGGATTCCCTGGAGAAAAGCAAGCAGGAAAAAAACCGAAACAAGAAAAAGGCTTGAACATCTCTGAAACTGGCAGGGATAGAACGAAGGGAATCACAATATGGACTACCCTGTAGGACAACCCTGAGCAGGGGCTTATTTACTGCTTGAAATCAGGCATATGCCCTGCTAACCAGGGTTAGGATATTCAATTTTAGCAAGCGCGGTTTACAGTGTTTCCAGTTTGAACATGGCACCTGTGCCCTGAAGACTCAGATACACCTTGTCCCCAAATTCGAGAATTTTCTCGACACTGACACTGCTATTCCAGTTATATACAAAATCATAGCTGCCCTTCACGGGCTCGAATCCCAGAGACATTAGCCGTTGGTTTACTTCTGACGGACGGGCCCCTTCACTGCTGAACCAGACCAGAAGATAGGTTTTCACAGGATCATCTCACTTATCAGTTTAGTTATTTACTCCTAAGTTTCATTTAAACACAAGTTACTCATTTTATACCATGTCTCGTTTATTTATGTATATTTTGCCTCTTCTGGCTCTGAGACCATTGACAGTATCAATATTTACATAATATAGCATAAGTTAAATTAAATAGAAAAGTTGCAAAATGACTCTTCGCTATTCTATATGGATAAAATGATTTTCGATTCAAGACCGCATTGATTGTTATGAGGAAATTATGAGGATATTCACACAAAAAGTAGAGCTGGACATTTCCACTTTCGATGTATGCAGTTGCTGTAAATATCTTGTCTTCAAGAGTCCCATCCGTTTTCACAATTTATGACTCGATCTCTCTTCCATTTTTACACAGAGAGAACCGGACTTTTTTGCCATCTACATCAACATGATTCACGACTAATGAATAGTTTTAACCCTATCTATGACGGTATCCATGAAGTTCTGTCAAGTCTACGAGGAATGGACAAATTATAAATTTGAGTTATGTTGAAAATGATTCTTATCCCCCGTAGACCTGAGTGCTGCTCTGAAATACGTAAAAAGCCTCAAAACAATTATGTTCAAGCTTGACAGAAACATGCATTTTCTAGAGGAAATGGCGGTTCATTAAGGTCCCCGATCTACTCAGTTTGTTTTTCCCACCACATTTTTACTCTGGTGGACCACCCTCTTTGAATAAGATTTCCATTATCTACCTCAAGAATGTCTTTCAGATAGGACCTGAGAACGGTCTCCTGGGTACTGGAGGTTACATTGTAGTACGACTTGAAATCCTCAACTGCTTCTTCAAAAGTTGCATACCTGTGGACGTGCTCGAAAGGGAAAACTTTAACATTTGGGTAGATTCCCATATTGTAGAGCACGTTGTAGAGAACATCGCACTTCGGGGCCGGCTGATACTCACATCCGTGAAGGAAAGGCCAGAGTCTCCGAGAATGCGCATCCCATGAAGTTTCCCCCGCAAACCAGTACAGATAAACATACCTTGAAGAAGTGTCTATCATCTTTTGAACCGAAGTCCGTATGTCTTTCATGCCCAAGGAATAAGAAGCAAAAACCACATCATAAGGAGCCGAAAGGTCGGATTCGACATCAACGGCTTCCCAATCTTTGTGTACGCAGTCGATGTTCTTGATTTCGTACTCTTTAATGTTTTCCTGCATGATGCTCATCATGCCGTCAGAAGGTTCAACAGCAGTTACATGAGCTACCTGTTGTGCAACCGGAATTGCAAGGGTACCGGGTCCTGACCCTATATCAAGAACTCTGGAGTCAGAAGAGAGTTTCATGCCCTTTATCCTCTTTTCGGTTATTGCCTTTGCGTTATTATCCTGAAACATATTCCAGAAGCGTCTGGCTCTTTCCTTGTTCTGCCATATAGATGAACAATCTACATTTTTGTTCGATTCTAACTCTCTTTCCAACGTCTCTTTCCAGACTTCATTCCAGTCAATGTTACATGGGTCCATATTATCAGCTCAAACTATTTACATATGTAATTTCTTAAAATTATCAAAATATGTTACAAAAACGAATACAAATATGAATATATATACTTTATTAAATGGTAAAACAAATTCATCAGAGCGGAGATCCAACGGAGTTGCATTTATTGAATTCTGATTGGCAGTACAGAAAAATGGAGATTTCTTGAATTGCACTTTAAGTGCAGTAACATACTACCCATTTCGCCAGTTGAGCACGATATTCTACCCCGATTTTTGAGATGATTGAGAATTGTTTATTTTTTCAGGCTTTCAGTTAGGTAACATCTTTGTTAACAATGTTTACATTTAGTTTTATAAGAAAACTCTTTTATCTAACTACGTATTACAATAATTTATTAAACTCACATTTATCATACAAATTTATTCACAATAAAAAGATGTTAGAAATACATCTATCGTTCTAGCCTATACAGTGTTTAAATTGGTTTTTAATTTCGAGATAAATCGTGTTCTTCGATTTCTCCTCGAATGAGCCTTTTAAAAGTCCGTTTAGCTGAATTGAGGATTATTTTATGGATCGAAATTTCAAGCTTATTTTACTAACCTGCATGCTGCTTGCAGTAATTGGTGCAAGTGCCTGCATAGGCGGAGAAAAGGATGAAACTGCCAAAGGAGACAGTTTAGGAGAAAACTCTCAGGATCTTGTTGTGGGCATAAGTTCAGACGTTAACAACTGGTATCTTGACAAGTTTGCGGATGGTGATGCCAGGTTTGTTTGGTCTCAAGTCTATGAAACCCTTGTAAGGCTTGACTCTAACCTGAATATTACTCCAGGACTTGCCGAGTCCTGGGAAACGACTGACAATGGGACGACATGGCTCTTCCACCTACGCAAGAATGTGACCTTCCATGATGGTACACCTTTTAACGCAGACTCGGTTGTGTTTTCCTACTCCAACAAATCCTATGTGAGACAGGCAGTACTGAAACCGATTAAAAGTATAGAGGCTCTTGATAATTATACCGTGAAATTTGTCCTCCAAAAACCCATGCCTCTGCCTTTTTACCTGACTCATGTAGCCTGGCCCATAATGGGACTTGGCTGTCTTGATAAAGCAGGAAATTTCGTCAAACCGGTAGGGACAGGACCTTTTAAATTTGAATCG
Coding sequences within:
- a CDS encoding class I SAM-dependent methyltransferase — protein: MDPCNIDWNEVWKETLERELESNKNVDCSSIWQNKERARRFWNMFQDNNAKAITEKRIKGMKLSSDSRVLDIGSGPGTLAIPVAQQVAHVTAVEPSDGMMSIMQENIKEYEIKNIDCVHKDWEAVDVESDLSAPYDVVFASYSLGMKDIRTSVQKMIDTSSRYVYLYWFAGETSWDAHSRRLWPFLHGCEYQPAPKCDVLYNVLYNMGIYPNVKVFPFEHVHRYATFEEAVEDFKSYYNVTSSTQETVLRSYLKDILEVDNGNLIQRGWSTRVKMWWEKQTE
- a CDS encoding deoxyhypusine synthase, with translation MHLNVFTDNPTVPIDVKDRSVSELMEGMLKTGFQGRKLAESVQAWHNMLKEKNMTVLMGLSGAMVPAGMRRVISYMIRERMIDCLVSTGANLFHDSHEALGKKHYVGSHLADDEDLFEHGVDRIYDVFAVEEEFRTADSLIADFAEEIGEISCSSREFMYLLGKELTRRGAAEDSIVVSAYRHNIPIFVPALSDSSIGIGLTIARRRGLKLEIDQIKDVDEVTQIIEKSGKTGVVYVGGGVPKNFIQQTEVIASILGTQVGGHDYAIQYTTDAPHWGGLSGCTFDEAVSWGKIAVQAKKVQVFVDATIALPIVAHALHEKCRELKRNAPTFNWERPEGLDIDYRE
- a CDS encoding pyruvoyl-dependent arginine decarboxylase yields the protein MITKLIPKKVFFTSGVGTHPENLESFEVALRDAGIEKFNLVTVSSILPPNCEIVSREEGLEELSPGEIVFCVMSRISSNEPRRTLSTSVGCALPQNMNKHGYISEYHAYGETAQDVGERSEKLARSMYSTWTNEYPLKTLSFPRSSSVDEHGDWMTVISAAVFTI
- a CDS encoding DUF7839 domain-containing protein, which produces MIKILQTKSGVTKFQVLIEIAAHQPNVRQKEIAAKIGITPQAVSEYIKELVNDGLIVTEGRVRYRITKEGVEWVLDNATEMKQYARFVMEDIINHISTWTAIAKEDVKEDQQVYLKMEGGLLYVSSMEKTGASGNVISDASAGEDVGVTSLRGLIDLENATITICKVPRIERGGSRKVDIERLRALTSSKSYIAAIGVEALIALRKLNIAPNVMFGSNESVIEAAYHGLSSLVVSVDEQVPSLLNRLETENLEYELVDLTLE
- a CDS encoding IS1634 family transposase, coding for MKSILRIKKINGIEYWYEDIPYYDKEKKQIRHKSKYVGRNINGKPVRVRDALNSSDEIVQDETSFVSSKPVNAYNYGEFLPLQKIVEELKIEEYLGDLFNEKDRNMILSMALNRVIRPTAMYNLKTWYENSVLSLQWPELPLKSQNISNLLAKVGNSDIPSMFMGKMFRNLGTKRTLMYDLTSLSSYSQLINLLEYGYNRDNCDLPQINLSMIVDKEKGIPVMYDIYPGSIVDVTTLKNTLKKIEAHGMENYTLVMDRGFFSKGNIEELVREKIPFIMPATMALKSVKELMSSVQKDIESPEYLHKFHKKPIFVKPVTLEEKEFKINGYCFYDPKREMEEKSTFYSRLYDMKEKLEETAIPGWRNAAEVFKERAREMASFYSWKKIDDHFKINIKKNAVSQRINRMGKFFLFYYGERDWVECLTYYRERDIVEKGFKVMKNDIQSLPLNTNKDSTTKGFIFVCFIGLIIRMKLLSMMKETKIIEDYTVESLLLELEKIRKVELQNGEVIVTELTRKQKEIMEKLNLCA
- a CDS encoding metallophosphoesterase; the protein is MKLIVLSDTHLKTGVIPQQLQTLLDECDLIVHAGDFSTVKAYNAFNASGKLKAVFGNDDTSELKKLLPERLKFEVEGVKIGVVHEGGLSVNDTTAQGYLAKEMDVDILIFGHLHRPLIEKKDVVLVCPGSPTKPRMSNPSVVELIIEKGSINGRIITLEGGTCDYIKFRDSLEKSKQEKNRNKKKA
- a CDS encoding ArsR family transcriptional regulator, whose protein sequence is MGKRTRIINDPSYLVPLLRTFGSRTHKKIFDALSNKWMTRAEIDEFMGADSSKSLHILKKAGLLESQWRVPEAGQKPSKEYHSSYSKVQVNFQCSFEDLSDIIMLTFKPYEEVKDAMEELEKLVEEGNTSMSSLTRTLNRNPFYICAVARRSERLSVMGQRLKVIEDVEENYD